From a region of the Candidatus Neomarinimicrobiota bacterium genome:
- a CDS encoding alginate lyase family protein, which yields MNREPNRLFMNRVFSAAVAVLFVLTGCTEKVGRGASGGQHPCLMISKAEALAIRNNLGRYPLLDRSFDEIEQALNVAMDHPIEVPRPGEAGGYEHERHKQNYRDMRDAGLLYQITGDERYAGFIRDMLMHYAELYPTLVPHPLAHNQSPGRLFHQMLNETVWLTNTSIAYDCIYEWLSPEDREHFEKNVFRPMVKWFTEDNAQEFDRIHNHGMWSAVSVGMIGYVTGNQDWVEMALYGTQKDGSAGFLKDVELLYSPDGYYMEGPYYARYAMRPLFKFAEAIKRNQPELEIYSYRDGIMKKALYASLNTAFPNGVFAPLNDASRSMDIRAPGVVLGTDAIIHRIGADANLLATCAIQDRVVLNGAGLATAKALAILDEPPKIRWTSVEYTDGTRGDEGGLGILRHGEGADQTMVLMKYGVHGLEHGHFDKLHFIFYDQEREVIPDYGFCRWINIEPKFGGRYLPENNSYAKQTIAHNTVVVDGISQNRGDFEAADKVHGERHFFDASDPDLQVMSARANHHVDGVTMQRTLFLVSNPQVEYPVLVDIFRLVGDKTHQYDYAIHYNGQLINTNFACEAETENLNALGTDYGYQHIWKTAQAELDSSARITWVDGHRYYTITLAEREGMQILFGRTGAHDPDYNLRSEPLMIGRTMGKEVVFCSVIEPHGYFNEATESSRAARGMIRAATVLGHSDAGTVVRITGKNGLEWILSVTNQEASDSRKHSVMVNGQAYEWTGNYSARFEER from the coding sequence GTGAACCGGGAGCCCAACAGACTCTTCATGAACCGGGTGTTCAGCGCTGCAGTAGCCGTGCTATTCGTGCTGACCGGGTGCACCGAAAAGGTGGGGCGAGGAGCAAGCGGGGGCCAGCATCCATGCCTGATGATCAGCAAGGCTGAGGCGCTGGCGATCCGGAATAACCTGGGGAGATATCCGCTCCTGGATCGGTCGTTTGACGAGATCGAGCAGGCCTTGAATGTGGCAATGGATCATCCGATCGAGGTTCCACGCCCGGGAGAAGCCGGTGGGTACGAGCACGAACGCCACAAGCAGAACTACCGGGACATGCGAGATGCCGGCCTGTTATATCAGATTACCGGTGATGAGCGCTACGCCGGTTTTATTCGGGACATGCTCATGCACTACGCTGAGCTGTATCCCACTCTCGTCCCCCATCCCCTGGCGCATAACCAGAGCCCTGGCAGACTGTTTCACCAGATGCTGAATGAGACCGTCTGGTTGACGAACACCAGTATCGCCTATGATTGCATCTATGAATGGCTGAGCCCAGAAGACCGGGAGCATTTTGAAAAGAACGTCTTCCGTCCGATGGTCAAGTGGTTTACTGAAGACAACGCCCAAGAGTTCGATCGCATCCACAACCACGGTATGTGGTCGGCGGTATCGGTGGGAATGATAGGCTACGTTACGGGGAATCAAGACTGGGTGGAGATGGCCCTGTACGGGACGCAGAAGGACGGTTCAGCGGGATTCCTGAAGGATGTGGAGCTGCTGTATTCACCAGACGGGTATTATATGGAGGGTCCGTACTACGCCCGCTATGCCATGCGCCCGCTGTTCAAGTTCGCGGAGGCGATAAAGCGCAATCAACCGGAACTGGAGATCTACAGCTACCGTGACGGGATTATGAAAAAGGCTCTGTATGCATCCTTGAACACGGCCTTCCCCAACGGTGTATTCGCGCCACTGAATGATGCCTCGCGGAGCATGGATATCCGAGCCCCGGGAGTCGTTCTGGGAACCGATGCCATTATTCACCGAATAGGAGCGGACGCCAATTTACTGGCGACCTGTGCCATCCAGGACCGTGTGGTCCTCAACGGGGCCGGTCTTGCCACGGCCAAAGCGTTAGCCATACTTGATGAGCCACCCAAGATCAGATGGACCAGCGTCGAATATACCGATGGTACCCGGGGTGACGAAGGAGGCTTGGGCATTCTGCGTCATGGTGAGGGAGCGGACCAGACGATGGTCCTGATGAAGTACGGTGTACACGGATTGGAACACGGTCATTTTGACAAGCTGCATTTCATTTTCTATGATCAGGAACGCGAGGTTATTCCCGACTATGGTTTCTGCCGCTGGATCAATATCGAGCCCAAGTTTGGTGGCCGGTACCTGCCGGAAAATAACAGCTACGCCAAACAGACCATCGCTCACAACACGGTTGTGGTTGACGGGATCTCCCAGAACCGGGGGGATTTCGAGGCCGCAGACAAGGTTCACGGCGAGCGGCATTTTTTCGATGCCAGCGATCCGGACCTGCAGGTGATGAGTGCCCGGGCGAACCATCACGTGGATGGCGTAACCATGCAGCGCACGCTGTTCCTGGTGTCGAATCCTCAAGTGGAGTATCCCGTGCTGGTGGACATCTTCCGGCTGGTCGGGGACAAGACACATCAATACGATTACGCCATCCATTATAACGGGCAGCTCATCAACACCAATTTCGCATGCGAAGCCGAAACGGAAAATCTGAATGCTCTAGGTACGGATTACGGGTACCAGCACATCTGGAAGACAGCCCAGGCCGAACTGGATTCCAGTGCCCGCATCACCTGGGTGGATGGTCACCGGTACTACACGATCACCCTGGCGGAAAGAGAGGGTATGCAGATCTTGTTCGGTCGGACAGGCGCGCACGATCCCGACTATAATCTGCGGTCTGAGCCGCTGATGATCGGCAGGACCATGGGGAAAGAAGTGGTGTTCTGCTCCGTCATCGAACCCCACGGTTACTTCAACGAGGCCACGGAATCCTCCCGGGCTGCAAGAGGTATGATCAGGGCAGCAACGGTTCTGGGCCATTCCGATGCGGGTACGGTTGTCAGGATAACCGGGAAAAACGGCTTGGAATGGATCCTGTCGGTGACGAATCAGGAGGCCTCG
- a CDS encoding FadR/GntR family transcriptional regulator, whose amino-acid sequence MSQAFKQIGISTTLSQQIVQQVEESIRNKVLLPGQKLPTEQEMSSIFGVSRPALREALQILSTRGLITIQKGKGAFVNDYHETLAFNPMHLYLELNLNKDLILQLVAIRKILEPNIARLAAENRTETDLQELHAILKRFETVSESNHEKQGELDRDFHLRLAHSTQNPIIPLIVDPVFQMMPKIKTIILEHVDQAHESAVEHHRRILDRIIAQDADGAYQEMLEHMAIAEEHAHITAQSMA is encoded by the coding sequence TTGAGTCAAGCCTTCAAACAAATAGGAATTAGTACCACCCTCAGCCAGCAGATTGTCCAGCAGGTGGAGGAGTCCATCCGGAACAAGGTGCTGCTCCCGGGTCAGAAGCTGCCGACGGAGCAGGAGATGAGCTCCATCTTTGGTGTCAGTCGTCCGGCGCTGCGGGAAGCACTTCAAATACTCAGCACCAGAGGCCTAATTACGATCCAAAAGGGTAAGGGGGCCTTCGTAAATGACTATCATGAGACCCTGGCATTCAATCCGATGCACCTGTATCTGGAGCTCAACCTCAATAAGGATCTGATACTCCAGCTGGTAGCGATACGGAAAATACTGGAGCCGAATATTGCCCGCCTGGCGGCCGAAAATCGCACTGAAACGGATCTTCAGGAGCTGCATGCCATCCTCAAGCGGTTTGAAACGGTGAGCGAGAGTAACCATGAGAAGCAGGGGGAACTGGACAGGGATTTTCATCTCCGGTTAGCACACAGCACCCAGAATCCGATCATCCCCTTGATTGTTGATCCCGTATTTCAGATGATGCCGAAGATCAAAACCATCATCCTGGAGCACGTTGACCAGGCACATGAGTCCGCCGTTGAGCATCATCGCAGAATCTTGGACAGGATTATCGCGCAAGATGCCGACGGGGCCTATCAGGAGATGCTTGAGCATATGGCCATCGCTGAAGAGCATGCCCACATTACTGCTCAGTCCATGGCGTGA
- a CDS encoding RNA polymerase sigma-70 factor produces the protein MFDTYADALLDFAFGYVADTQACEDIVQEVFVRIWRGRANLNPKLSLKADLYKSVRNQALKVIRHAKVERTAEGDLQSLHYATSTPEDELYWAELTVLLNRTIRQLPERCRTIFLMSRVDGLTYQEIADVLDISINTVKTQLSRAFTALRRNLLSER, from the coding sequence TTGTTCGATACTTACGCCGACGCCTTGCTTGACTTTGCCTTCGGCTACGTAGCGGATACCCAGGCCTGTGAGGACATTGTGCAGGAAGTTTTTGTCAGGATTTGGCGGGGGAGAGCTAACCTGAATCCGAAGTTATCGCTGAAAGCGGATCTCTATAAATCCGTTAGAAATCAGGCCTTGAAGGTCATCCGGCATGCCAAGGTTGAACGCACAGCGGAGGGAGATCTGCAATCCCTCCACTATGCCACCTCGACTCCTGAGGACGAATTGTACTGGGCCGAATTGACCGTATTATTGAATCGCACCATCCGGCAGCTCCCCGAACGCTGCCGGACCATCTTCCTGATGAGCAGGGTCGACGGTCTCACATACCAGGAAATCGCCGACGTTCTGGATATCTCCATAAACACCGTAAAGACACAGCTCAGCCGTGCTTTCACGGCTCTCCGCAGGAATCTGTTATCCGAGCGCTGA
- a CDS encoding class II aldolase/adducin family protein gives MMRTRFFLAGLLSVFICCSSWQESALDRAHKDKLIEVAKRVYDSGLTFGTGGDISVRVEGMNRFIIKGTGNCLGDLDHQKLATLTLDGELMEGSPQPSHEADIHRDIYRLRESVGAIMHIHAPYATAWATAGRVIPAVTQQSVNLLRSVAIIPYYPVESQELIDAVLDTYQNHDTQVVMMQNHGVFVVGSDLYDLLYKGEVVENTARIAYFCETLGTPVEFDLPDLE, from the coding sequence ATGATGAGAACCAGATTTTTCCTGGCAGGATTGTTGAGCGTTTTTATCTGCTGCAGCTCATGGCAGGAAAGTGCTCTCGACCGAGCGCACAAAGACAAGCTCATCGAAGTAGCTAAGCGAGTTTATGACAGTGGCCTTACTTTCGGGACTGGGGGAGACATCAGTGTCCGGGTAGAGGGTATGAACCGGTTTATTATCAAGGGTACGGGCAACTGTTTAGGGGACCTGGATCATCAGAAGCTGGCAACGCTCACTCTGGACGGCGAGCTGATGGAAGGATCTCCCCAGCCCTCTCATGAAGCCGACATCCATCGGGACATCTATCGCCTCCGGGAATCGGTAGGGGCAATCATGCACATACATGCTCCCTACGCCACTGCTTGGGCAACTGCCGGACGGGTGATCCCTGCCGTTACTCAGCAATCGGTTAATCTCTTGCGAAGTGTGGCCATCATCCCCTATTACCCTGTCGAATCACAGGAACTGATCGATGCTGTGTTGGATACCTACCAGAATCATGACACCCAGGTGGTCATGATGCAGAACCATGGCGTATTCGTTGTAGGCAGTGATCTATACGATCTGTTGTATAAGGGGGAGGTTGTGGAGAATACAGCGCGAATCGCGTACTTCTGCGAGACCCTTGGAACCCCGGTCGAATTTGACTTGCCCGACCTTGAGTAG
- a CDS encoding aldo/keto reductase, whose amino-acid sequence MPIIGIGCGSRFLSIESEEESDRVLNYAIDHGLYYWDTAASYEADGKISEERLGRVLKHRRKEMWLSTKVGARDGEGAKEQIERSLKRLQTDHLDELKIHSIQSLEDVEEIVKKGNVFSVIQKLKEEGVTRHIGFSGHASAEAMVKLAKEFEFDTMLIAMNHYHGGGQPFEKTAIPTAADKGLGVLVMKVIRPRETVEEVTVEDLIQYALSLKHVNCAIIGWLKAGGRLCRIVSNNRSHLTIVIVSGVQPADQLSLPVVRYLFIA is encoded by the coding sequence GTGCCCATCATTGGCATAGGTTGTGGGAGTCGTTTCCTGTCGATTGAAAGCGAGGAGGAATCTGATCGGGTCCTCAATTATGCGATTGATCATGGTCTCTATTACTGGGATACGGCTGCGAGTTATGAGGCCGACGGAAAAATCAGTGAGGAAAGACTCGGCAGGGTTCTAAAACATAGAAGGAAAGAAATGTGGCTGTCAACCAAGGTAGGTGCCAGAGATGGTGAAGGTGCAAAGGAACAGATCGAGAGAAGCCTCAAAAGATTGCAAACCGATCATCTGGATGAATTAAAGATTCATTCTATTCAGTCTTTGGAGGATGTAGAAGAGATCGTCAAAAAGGGCAACGTGTTCAGCGTCATTCAAAAACTGAAGGAAGAAGGTGTAACAAGACACATCGGATTCTCAGGCCATGCCTCGGCAGAAGCAATGGTAAAACTGGCCAAGGAATTCGAGTTTGATACCATGCTGATAGCCATGAATCATTATCATGGTGGTGGTCAACCTTTTGAGAAAACGGCCATACCAACAGCGGCGGATAAAGGACTGGGAGTCCTCGTAATGAAAGTAATCCGACCGAGAGAAACGGTTGAAGAGGTTACGGTCGAAGACCTGATTCAGTATGCGCTCTCGCTGAAACATGTCAATTGTGCCATTATCGGCTGGCTCAAGGCTGGCGGGCGGCTCTGCCGGATAGTATCCAATAACCGGTCACATTTGACCATCGTCATTGTATCCGGTGTACAACCAGCAGATCAACTCAGCCTCCCCGTGGTACGCTACCTGTTCATAGCGTAG